CCTAGAGCATTGTAGGCAACACCAACGCCGGCTTTGAGCCTAAAACCTACTCTTCCGCCGACGTCGTTTAATATCTCATTGTAATCTCGACTCGTTAAGCCGTTAGACAAAGCTAAGAAATTGTCGCCTCCTGCGAAGAAAACTAGTGCCTCCTTCTTAAGGAAGGCTTCCGCAAGCGCCTCATGAATCTTCAGCATGGTAAGTAATGCGTCATAAGCCGGGACTGCGTCTGTGAGTGCTGAGGTAACATCGTCCACGTCTATATGGGCTATTTGAACTAGGCTTTCGTTATCTTTTAACGGTCCATTCAGGACGGCGAGAATTTTGCGCCTTTCCGCTAGTTGGGAACTGCCGTAATCCTGAAGAGCCTTTGTCGCTTTCTCCTGCGCTTCGTTCGCAGTCACGCCCGTAGCTACGCCCATGCTTATGGTAATTGGGTATCGGCGACAGATGCTCTCTTGTATTTCCTTATGCTCATC
This sequence is a window from Candidatus Nezhaarchaeota archaeon. Protein-coding genes within it:
- a CDS encoding GTP cyclohydrolase IIa; translated protein: MPKGKIQVTLIQIDNYGPWTLCLGPKREPDLQILQSELYADLQRLFSLRGGLVFYARFDNMLAVTNGIGIDEHKEIQESICRRYPITISMGVATGVTANEAQEKATKALQDYGSSQLAERRKILAVLNGPLKDNESLVQIAHIDVDDVTSALTDAVPAYDALLTMLKIHEALAEAFLKKEALVFFAGGDNFLALSNGLTSRDYNEILNDVGGRVGFRLKAGVGVAYNALGALELASKALDMMKRDEVKSPVYILYKNGGE